Proteins from a genomic interval of Xanthomonas sp. AM6:
- the mutY gene encoding A/G-specific adenine glycosylase: MRQPPDTFAPRLLAWFDRHGRHDLPWQHPRSPYRVWLSEIMLQQTQVAVVIPYFLRFLQHFPTLPDLAAADSDAVMAQWAGLGYYARARNLHAAAKRCVELHGGELPRDFDALHALPGIGRSTAGAILSQAWNDRFPILDGNVKRVLTRYHGIAGYPGLPAVEKPLWAIAQAHVAAVADGRMADYTQAQMDFGATLCTRANPACVLCPLQDDCVARRDGLVDALPTPKPGKILPEREALALLLENAAGELLLQRRPPSGIWASLWTLPQAESETELRAWFERETRGRAFDDAEPMPPIVHTFSHYRLHLQPLRLRKVALRDAVRDNDGLRWVARAGLSALGLPAPIRKLLDGL, translated from the coding sequence ATGCGCCAGCCCCCAGACACCTTCGCCCCCCGCCTGCTCGCCTGGTTCGACCGCCACGGCCGCCACGACCTGCCCTGGCAGCATCCGCGCAGTCCCTACCGCGTGTGGCTGTCGGAGATCATGCTGCAGCAGACCCAGGTCGCGGTGGTGATCCCGTACTTCCTGCGCTTCCTGCAGCACTTCCCGACCCTGCCGGACCTGGCCGCGGCCGACAGCGACGCGGTGATGGCGCAATGGGCCGGGCTGGGCTACTACGCCCGCGCGCGCAACCTGCACGCCGCGGCCAAGCGCTGCGTGGAGCTGCACGGCGGCGAGCTGCCGCGCGATTTCGACGCGCTGCACGCGCTGCCCGGCATCGGCCGCAGCACCGCCGGCGCGATCCTCAGCCAGGCCTGGAACGACCGCTTCCCGATCCTGGACGGCAACGTCAAGCGCGTGCTGACCCGCTACCACGGCATCGCCGGCTACCCCGGCCTGCCGGCGGTGGAGAAGCCGCTGTGGGCGATCGCGCAGGCGCACGTGGCAGCGGTCGCCGACGGACGCATGGCCGACTATACCCAGGCGCAGATGGATTTCGGCGCCACCCTGTGCACCCGCGCCAACCCCGCCTGCGTGCTGTGCCCGCTGCAGGACGACTGCGTGGCACGCCGCGACGGCCTGGTCGACGCGCTGCCCACGCCCAAGCCGGGCAAGATCCTGCCCGAACGCGAGGCGCTGGCGCTGCTGCTGGAGAACGCCGCCGGCGAACTACTGCTGCAGCGGCGCCCGCCGAGCGGCATCTGGGCGTCGCTGTGGACGCTGCCGCAGGCCGAGAGCGAGACCGAACTGCGCGCCTGGTTCGAACGCGAGACCCGCGGCCGCGCCTTCGACGACGCCGAACCGATGCCGCCCATCGTCCACACCTTCAGCCACTATCGCCTGCACCTGCAGCCGCTGCGCCTGCGCAAGGTCGCCTTGCGCGACGCGGTGCGCGACAATGACGGCCTGCGCTGGGTCGCGCGGGCCGGCCTGTCCGCGCTCGGCCTGCCCGCACCGATCCGCAAACTGCTCGACGGCCTCTGA
- a CDS encoding oxidative damage protection protein encodes MSRTVFCQYQQRDAEGLDYVPYPGELGQRVFAQIGKAGWQAWLAHQTMLINENRLSPRDPKHRAFLEAELEKFLFQGGAPKPEGYVEPERES; translated from the coding sequence ATGTCCCGCACCGTCTTCTGCCAGTACCAGCAACGCGACGCCGAAGGCCTCGACTACGTGCCGTATCCCGGCGAACTCGGCCAGCGCGTGTTCGCGCAGATCGGCAAGGCCGGCTGGCAGGCGTGGCTGGCGCACCAGACCATGCTGATCAACGAGAACCGGCTGTCGCCGCGCGATCCCAAGCACCGCGCGTTCCTGGAGGCGGAGCTGGAGAAATTCCTGTTCCAGGGCGGCGCGCCCAAGCCCGAGGGCTACGTGGAACCCGAACGGGAATCCTGA
- a CDS encoding DUF6491 family protein has product MKRLLLSSLGLAALLAGCATNRLGDDERLALYRAHAAAPVRDFQYFNRISGWTALGDSALAVWTRPNQAYLLELSGRCADLDYAPTIAITHFGDRVSARFDDVLVIGGSPGAIRLPCRIQSIRPLDVKALRTSEKELREAKVQERAQQGQGG; this is encoded by the coding sequence ATGAAACGCCTCTTGCTGTCATCGCTCGGGCTGGCCGCGCTGCTGGCCGGCTGCGCCACCAACCGCCTCGGCGACGACGAGCGGCTGGCGCTGTACCGCGCCCATGCCGCCGCGCCGGTGCGCGACTTCCAGTACTTCAATCGGATCAGCGGCTGGACCGCGCTCGGCGACAGCGCGCTGGCGGTGTGGACGCGCCCGAACCAGGCCTACCTGCTCGAGCTGAGCGGCCGCTGCGCCGACCTGGATTACGCGCCGACGATCGCCATTACCCATTTCGGCGACCGCGTCTCGGCGCGTTTCGACGACGTGCTGGTGATCGGCGGCAGCCCGGGCGCGATCCGCCTGCCGTGCCGCATCCAGAGCATCCGCCCGCTGGACGTCAAGGCGCTGCGCACCTCGGAGAAGGAACTGCGCGAGGCCAAGGTGCAGGAGCGGGCGCAGCAGGGGCAGGGCGGGTAG
- a CDS encoding VWA domain-containing protein: MDAAQMPPLDREHYERPADNPVHSAREQPLSTFSIDVDTGSYANVRRMLRDGQRPPADAVRAEEFINYFDYAHPAPRDRDVPFRVSTELAPAPWNPQRQLLMIGIKGYDVPRQASPPANLVFLIDTSGSMASADKLPLLKQAFAMLVPQLRAQDRVSIVVYAGSAGLVLPPTPGDRHAEILAALERLQAGGSTNGGDGIRLAYATARQGFVAGGSNRVILATDGDFNVGTVDRAALETLVADQRRSGVALSTLGFGRGNYNDAMAERLADVGDGNHAYIDSAREAHKVLVQQMQATLLTIARDVKIQVEFNPAQVAEYRLIGYENRLLAREDFANDKVDAGEIGAGHSVTALYEITPVGSASRRLPALRYAGPAQPQTPLHAGELAQLRLRYKLPGQERSRLLQSTVATASAMAQPSTDLRFAAAVAAYADLLRGGAHIDGWDWAQVTAAARAATGADRSGERREFVELLAIGQRLALPEATPPVQVSTR, from the coding sequence ATGGACGCCGCGCAGATGCCGCCGTTGGACCGCGAACACTACGAACGCCCGGCGGACAACCCGGTGCACAGTGCGCGCGAACAGCCGCTGTCCACCTTTTCGATCGATGTGGACACCGGCAGCTACGCCAACGTGCGGCGCATGCTGCGCGACGGCCAGCGCCCGCCGGCCGACGCGGTGCGCGCGGAGGAATTCATCAACTACTTCGACTACGCGCACCCGGCGCCGCGCGACCGCGACGTGCCGTTCCGCGTGTCCACCGAACTGGCGCCCGCCCCGTGGAACCCGCAGCGGCAGCTGCTGATGATCGGCATCAAGGGCTACGACGTCCCGCGCCAGGCCTCGCCGCCGGCGAACCTGGTGTTCCTGATCGACACCTCCGGTTCGATGGCCTCGGCCGACAAGCTGCCGTTGCTCAAGCAGGCCTTCGCCATGCTGGTGCCGCAGCTGCGCGCGCAGGACCGGGTCTCGATCGTGGTCTACGCCGGCTCCGCCGGGCTGGTGTTGCCGCCGACGCCCGGCGACCGCCATGCCGAGATCCTCGCCGCGCTGGAGCGACTGCAGGCCGGCGGCAGCACCAATGGCGGCGACGGCATCCGCCTGGCCTACGCGACCGCCCGGCAGGGCTTCGTCGCCGGTGGCAGCAACCGGGTGATCCTGGCCACCGATGGCGACTTCAACGTCGGCACGGTCGACCGCGCCGCGCTGGAGACGCTGGTCGCCGACCAGCGCCGCAGCGGCGTGGCGCTGAGCACGCTCGGCTTCGGCCGCGGCAACTACAACGACGCGATGGCCGAGCGCCTGGCCGATGTCGGCGACGGCAACCACGCCTACATCGATTCGGCGCGAGAGGCGCACAAGGTACTGGTGCAGCAGATGCAGGCCACGCTGCTGACCATCGCCCGCGACGTCAAGATCCAGGTCGAGTTCAATCCGGCGCAGGTCGCCGAATATCGGCTGATCGGCTACGAGAACCGGCTGCTGGCGCGCGAGGATTTCGCCAACGACAAGGTCGATGCCGGCGAGATCGGCGCCGGACACAGCGTCACCGCGCTGTACGAGATCACTCCCGTGGGCAGCGCATCGCGGCGCCTGCCGGCCCTGCGCTACGCCGGACCGGCGCAGCCGCAGACGCCGCTGCATGCCGGCGAATTGGCGCAGTTGCGCCTGCGCTACAAGCTGCCCGGGCAGGAGCGCAGCCGCCTGCTGCAGAGCACGGTCGCCACGGCCTCGGCGATGGCGCAGCCGAGCACGGATTTGCGCTTCGCCGCCGCGGTCGCCGCCTACGCCGACCTGCTGCGCGGCGGCGCGCACATCGATGGCTGGGACTGGGCGCAGGTCACCGCCGCGGCGCGCGCGGCGACCGGCGCGGATCGCAGCGGCGAGCGCCGCGAGTTCGTCGAGCTGCTGGCGATCGGGCAACGCCTGGCCCTGCCGGAGGCGACGCCGCCGGTGCAGGTCTCCACGCGCTGA
- a CDS encoding M48 family metallopeptidase: MSNVFGRQGGEQGGSRRGPLGGVRWLVLLGFAVYAGFYWFSNRSEDPYTGEKVLIDSSLGVEDEKALGLQAYQEILAQERPVDPQSQVAQQVRAIAQRLIAKVDVVEDALAAEHGMQAKHYARGFDWDVNVIESEQANAFCLPGGKMAVYTGLLPVAKNADAVAVVMGHEIAHALLRHGAQRMAQQKLTQIGQMAGAASGMDPQQQQMAMAAMGYGYLLPYARSHETQADEVGLMLAAAACFDPREAVPLWERMSASSGGQAPPEFSSTHPNPGTRIQNLQALMPKALEYRQRFCESAKTAQR, translated from the coding sequence ATGAGCAACGTCTTCGGCCGCCAGGGCGGGGAGCAGGGCGGCAGCCGCCGCGGGCCGCTGGGCGGCGTGCGCTGGCTGGTGCTGCTGGGCTTCGCGGTATACGCGGGGTTCTACTGGTTCTCCAACCGCAGCGAGGATCCGTACACCGGTGAGAAGGTGCTGATCGACAGTTCGCTCGGCGTGGAGGACGAGAAGGCGCTGGGCCTGCAGGCCTACCAGGAGATCCTGGCGCAGGAGCGCCCGGTCGATCCGCAGTCGCAGGTGGCGCAGCAGGTGCGCGCGATCGCGCAGCGGCTGATCGCCAAGGTCGACGTGGTCGAGGACGCGCTGGCCGCCGAGCACGGCATGCAGGCCAAGCACTACGCGCGCGGCTTCGACTGGGACGTCAACGTGATCGAGTCCGAGCAGGCCAATGCGTTCTGCCTGCCCGGCGGCAAGATGGCGGTCTACACCGGCCTGCTGCCGGTGGCCAAGAACGCCGATGCGGTGGCGGTGGTGATGGGCCACGAGATCGCGCACGCGCTGCTGCGCCACGGCGCGCAGCGCATGGCGCAGCAGAAGCTGACCCAGATCGGGCAGATGGCCGGCGCGGCCAGCGGCATGGACCCGCAACAGCAGCAGATGGCGATGGCGGCGATGGGCTACGGCTACCTGCTGCCGTACGCGCGCAGCCACGAGACCCAGGCCGACGAGGTCGGGCTGATGCTGGCCGCGGCGGCCTGCTTCGATCCGCGCGAAGCGGTGCCGCTGTGGGAACGGATGAGCGCCAGCAGCGGCGGCCAGGCGCCGCCGGAGTTCTCGTCCACGCATCCCAATCCGGGCACGCGCATTCAGAACCTGCAGGCGCTGATGCCCAAAGCGCTGGAGTACCGGCAGCGTTTCTGCGAGTCGGCCAAGACCGCGCAGCGCTGA
- a CDS encoding formylglycine-generating enzyme family protein produces the protein MSLGGCVRTSGSAIAWALLAALLGGCTGQAPAPAPAPAGPAPQARAAAAKPAQAPSVTIGGEDAAETVARWQPPLPTLDRADLAQARRDAARALADDRLFEDAQSAIPLYLAIRALAPQDRVARDGLRKARLRLLQLGDALLQASEQQEQALERAGRIAMVALSLDADDPAVRRLQQRVEIALRVLAYNRAGEEDLRAGRLGEDGNGALANFREALQLDADDARARQGVAAVESAVIRRAEAAAAASDFAAAGSWLARAARIRDGAATVHDARVRVEGVRTARIAGLRDAGLRDLATPAGLKAAREKLGEVLRIADPGDPVAAMLRERIDLATHYGSFRPGQVFTDGMSSGERGPQMIVVPHGGFRMGASATEPGAVPAEQPLHYVRFERGFAMSITEVTVAEFRRFVEASGARPRATRRGHSIVYDERSGNFVRRSGTDWQSDYNGARAAPNSPVMHVSVRDAEAYAAWLSQQTGRHYRLPSEAEFEYALRAGSRGRYPWGNAGVPPRGAGNFTGGGDVSPSGRHWNNAFVGYADGFWGPAPVASFKANAWGLHDMGGNLSEWVADCWHSSYRRAPADGNAWYNPGCRSRVVRGGNWANAPEQTRAAWRLMQDSDTTSARVGFRLVRGI, from the coding sequence ATGTCGTTGGGAGGATGCGTGCGCACGAGCGGTTCTGCGATTGCCTGGGCCCTGCTGGCCGCGCTGCTGGGCGGCTGCACCGGGCAGGCGCCCGCGCCTGCGCCGGCTCCTGCCGGGCCGGCGCCGCAGGCCAGGGCCGCGGCGGCCAAGCCGGCGCAGGCGCCCAGCGTCACCATCGGCGGCGAGGATGCCGCCGAGACGGTGGCGCGCTGGCAGCCGCCGCTGCCGACGCTCGATCGCGCCGATCTGGCCCAGGCGCGGCGCGATGCCGCGCGCGCTCTGGCCGACGACCGCCTGTTCGAGGACGCGCAATCGGCGATTCCGCTGTACCTGGCGATCCGCGCGCTGGCGCCGCAGGACCGGGTGGCGCGCGACGGCCTGCGCAAGGCGCGGCTGCGCCTGCTGCAGCTCGGCGATGCGTTGTTGCAGGCCTCGGAGCAGCAGGAGCAGGCGCTGGAGCGCGCCGGCCGCATCGCGATGGTGGCGCTGTCGCTGGATGCCGACGATCCGGCGGTGCGGCGCCTGCAGCAGCGGGTGGAGATCGCGCTGCGGGTGCTGGCCTACAACCGCGCCGGCGAGGAGGATCTGCGCGCCGGCCGGCTCGGCGAGGACGGCAACGGCGCGCTGGCCAATTTCCGCGAAGCCCTGCAGCTGGACGCCGACGATGCGCGCGCGCGGCAGGGCGTGGCGGCGGTGGAGAGCGCGGTGATCCGGCGCGCCGAGGCGGCCGCGGCGGCGTCCGATTTCGCCGCCGCCGGCAGCTGGCTGGCGCGCGCCGCGCGCATCCGCGACGGCGCCGCCACCGTGCACGATGCGCGGGTGCGGGTGGAAGGCGTGCGCACCGCGCGCATCGCCGGCCTGCGCGATGCCGGCCTGCGCGACCTGGCCACGCCAGCCGGGCTGAAGGCCGCGCGCGAGAAGCTGGGCGAGGTGCTGCGCATCGCCGACCCGGGCGACCCGGTGGCGGCGATGCTGCGCGAGCGCATCGACCTGGCCACCCACTACGGCAGCTTCCGCCCCGGCCAGGTGTTCACCGACGGCATGAGCAGCGGCGAGCGCGGGCCGCAGATGATCGTGGTGCCGCACGGCGGTTTCCGCATGGGCGCCAGCGCGACCGAGCCCGGCGCGGTGCCGGCCGAGCAGCCGCTGCACTACGTGCGCTTCGAGCGCGGCTTCGCGATGTCGATTACCGAAGTCACCGTGGCCGAGTTCCGCCGTTTCGTCGAGGCCAGCGGCGCGCGGCCGCGCGCGACCCGGCGCGGGCATTCGATCGTCTACGACGAGCGCAGCGGCAATTTCGTGCGCCGCAGCGGCACCGACTGGCAGTCCGACTACAACGGCGCGCGCGCCGCGCCGAACAGTCCGGTGATGCACGTCAGCGTGCGCGATGCCGAAGCCTATGCGGCATGGCTGTCGCAGCAGACCGGGCGCCACTACCGGCTGCCCAGCGAGGCCGAGTTCGAATACGCGCTGCGCGCCGGCAGCCGCGGCCGCTACCCGTGGGGCAACGCCGGCGTGCCGCCGCGCGGCGCCGGCAACTTCACCGGCGGCGGCGACGTCTCGCCCAGCGGCCGGCACTGGAACAACGCCTTCGTCGGCTATGCCGACGGCTTCTGGGGGCCGGCGCCGGTCGCCAGCTTCAAGGCCAATGCCTGGGGCCTGCACGACATGGGCGGCAATCTCAGCGAGTGGGTCGCCGATTGCTGGCATTCCAGCTACCGCCGCGCGCCCGCCGACGGCAACGCCTGGTACAACCCCGGCTGCCGCTCGCGCGTGGTGCGCGGCGGCAACTGGGCCAACGCGCCGGAGCAGACCCGTGCCGCCTGGCGGCTGATGCAGGACTCCGACACCACCAGCGCCCGGGTCGGGTTCCGCCTAGTGCGCGGAATTTGA
- the rnd gene encoding ribonuclease D, whose translation MPYWIKQPAELAERLAQRPARIGLDTEFVRERTYWPQLALVQMAVADEILLIDPLIPGMPQALAPWLSDPAILKVMHSASEDLVAFKCACGALPRPLFDTQIGAGLAGIGAGMGYQKLVLEITGVHLAKGETRSDWLRRPLSPAQLEYAADDVRHLFAIHDALQQRLQALDRSAWLHEDGERLLGTVEHDEGERWPHLGMRAAQFMDPPAQQRLLRLLRWRDVQARHSDKPRSWILDNELAATLARFPPDDRHGLQALLDKHPKAPRKLGEALWQALTTPLPDEADAPLALAASDDNKAALKRLQDAVSARSAELGLPDGLLASRKHLEALLESGQWPQPLAGWRRRELEATLQPLLGSAG comes from the coding sequence GTGCCCTATTGGATCAAGCAACCCGCCGAGCTGGCCGAGCGGCTGGCGCAGCGCCCGGCCAGGATCGGCCTGGATACCGAATTCGTCCGCGAACGCACCTACTGGCCGCAGCTGGCGCTGGTGCAGATGGCGGTGGCCGACGAGATCCTGCTGATCGACCCGCTGATCCCCGGCATGCCGCAGGCGCTGGCGCCGTGGCTGTCGGATCCCGCCATCCTCAAGGTCATGCACAGCGCCAGCGAAGACCTGGTCGCGTTCAAGTGCGCCTGCGGCGCGCTGCCGCGGCCGCTGTTCGACACCCAGATCGGCGCCGGCCTGGCCGGCATCGGCGCGGGCATGGGCTACCAGAAGCTGGTGCTGGAGATCACCGGGGTGCACCTGGCCAAGGGCGAGACCCGCTCGGACTGGCTGCGCCGTCCGCTGTCGCCGGCGCAGCTGGAATACGCCGCCGACGACGTGCGCCACCTGTTCGCGATCCACGACGCCCTGCAGCAACGGCTGCAGGCGCTGGACCGCAGCGCCTGGCTGCACGAGGACGGCGAGCGCCTGCTCGGCACCGTCGAGCACGACGAAGGCGAGCGCTGGCCGCACCTGGGCATGCGCGCAGCGCAGTTCATGGATCCGCCGGCGCAGCAGCGCCTGCTGCGCCTGCTGCGCTGGCGCGACGTGCAGGCCCGGCACAGCGACAAGCCGCGCAGCTGGATCCTGGACAACGAACTGGCCGCCACCCTGGCGCGCTTTCCGCCCGACGACCGCCACGGCCTGCAGGCGCTGCTGGACAAGCATCCCAAGGCCCCGCGCAAGCTCGGCGAGGCGCTGTGGCAGGCGCTGACCACGCCACTGCCCGACGAAGCCGACGCGCCGCTGGCGCTGGCCGCCAGCGACGACAACAAGGCGGCGCTGAAGCGCCTGCAGGACGCGGTGTCCGCCCGCAGCGCCGAGCTGGGCCTGCCCGACGGCCTGCTGGCCTCGCGCAAGCACCTGGAAGCCTTGCTGGAAAGCGGCCAATGGCCGCAACCGCTGGCCGGCTGGCGCCGCCGCGAACTGGAAGCGACGCTGCAGCCGCTGCTGGGCAGCGCTGGCTAG
- a CDS encoding H-NS family nucleoid-associated regulatory protein, whose amino-acid sequence MTEVRNLQQIAEAKAKLQEEMRKLEEQEKQAREGETSAAHANVLSLLEQFAEFFSAKQRNEIAAYVTSAAPKPASAKSAGGRSEVKPKYQLPHTGETWSGRGRTPKAFAAWEGTAAYNEWKARHPDLKFPLVKY is encoded by the coding sequence ATGACGGAAGTTCGCAACTTGCAACAAATCGCCGAAGCCAAGGCCAAGCTGCAGGAAGAGATGCGCAAGCTGGAAGAGCAGGAGAAGCAGGCGCGCGAAGGCGAGACCAGCGCCGCGCATGCCAACGTGCTGTCGCTGCTGGAGCAGTTCGCCGAGTTCTTCAGCGCCAAGCAGCGCAACGAGATCGCCGCCTACGTGACCAGCGCCGCGCCGAAGCCCGCCAGCGCCAAGTCCGCCGGCGGCCGCAGCGAGGTCAAGCCGAAGTACCAGCTGCCGCACACCGGCGAGACCTGGTCCGGCCGTGGCCGCACGCCGAAGGCGTTCGCCGCGTGGGAAGGCACCGCCGCCTACAACGAATGGAAGGCGCGCCACCCGGACCTGAAGTTCCCGCTGGTCAAATACTGA